In the genome of Rhodamnia argentea isolate NSW1041297 chromosome 3, ASM2092103v1, whole genome shotgun sequence, one region contains:
- the LOC115727293 gene encoding pentatricopeptide repeat-containing protein At5g47360 isoform X1, whose protein sequence is MSLLSIARVISASVTSKVHTFSTLHSSATSPAERFYSCVQQNGGNIEKALATARANLDSSCVNEVLSRCSTDQSLSGLRFFVWSGLQPSYRHSSYMYAKACEIFEIRQNPRVIWDVIESYSVEECPVSVKGVKVVLNLCKEAKLADEALWVLRKMPEFSVRADTTAYNIVIRLFCHKEDMDTAEKLMREMSEVGLYPDMITFVGMLKGFCNVGRLENAYQLIKLMRGHGCVPNVVVYSTLLDGVCRNGNMDWTMELLTEMEKDGGDCSPNVVTYTSVIQSFSNRGLTTEALGILDRMIACGCAPNRVTVAALLEGLCKKGQLEEAYKLIDKIVSEGSVPNGDCYSSMVVSLMRHKFFCEAVMLFKRLLDCGLKPDGLASSLIIKELCTEGRVLEGFQFFDEIEKMGFLLSIDSDVYSVLVHQLCLRNHMVEAAKVMRMMLDKGVSLRALYADDIVKHLKKCGDNDLVSLVSERSR, encoded by the coding sequence ATGTCACTCTTGTCCATTGCTCGCGTGATTTCGGCCTCAGTCACCTCCAAAGTTCACACATTTTCAACCTTGCACTCCTCTGCAACCTCTCCTGCTGAGAGATTTTACTCTTGTGTCCAGCAAAATGGGGGTAACATTGAGAAAGCCCTTGCCACTGCCCGAGCTAATCTCGACTCTTCGTGTGTCAATGAAGTGTTATCCAGGTGCTCCACTGATCAATCTCTTTCGGGTCTCAGGTTCTTCGTATGGTCTGGTCTTCAGCCGAGTTACAGGCACAGCTCTTATATGTATGCTAAAGCTTGTGAGATCTTTGAAATTAGACAAAACCCACGAGTCATTTGGGATGTTATCGAGTCTTACAGTGTTGAGGAGTGTCCAGTCAGTGTCAAGGGCGTTAAGGTAGTTTTGAATTTGTGCAAGGAAGCTAAGCTTGCTGATGAAGCCTTATGGGTGCTCAGAAAGATGCCCGAATTCAGTGTCAGGGCTGATACAACAGCTTACAATATTGTTATTAGGTTGTTCTGTCATAAGGAGGATATGGATACTGCGGAGAAATTGATGAGAGAGATGAGCGAGGTCGGCCTGTACCCTGATATGATCACCTTTGTGGGGATGCTTAAAGGGTTTTGCAATGTGGGTAGGTTGGAAAATGCTTACCAGTTGATCAAGCTAATGAGAGGACATGGCTGTGTGCCGAATGTGGTGGTTTACTCAACTCTCCTTGATGGTGTGTGTAGGAATGGGAATATGGATTGGACAATGGAATTGTTGACAGAGATGGAGAAAGACGGCGGTGATTGTAGTCCAAATGTGGTTACTTATACTTCAGTTATTCAGAGCTTTTCTAACCGAGGTTTGACAACGGAGGCACTGGGAATATTGGATAGAATGATAGCTTGTGGTTGCGCCCCTAATAGAGTCACAGTTGCTGCTCTACTTGAGGGCCTTTGCAAGAAAGGCCAATTGGAGGAGGCTTATAagttaattgataaaattgtctCAGAAGGTTCTGTTCCAAATGGGGATTGTTATAGTTCTATGGTGGTGTCTTTGATGAGACATAAATTTTTCTGTGAGGCGGTAATGCTTTTTAAAAGATTGCTGGATTGTGGGTTGAAACCTGATGGTTTGGCTTCTAGCCTTATCATAAAGGAGCTTTGTACTGAGGGGAGGGTGTTGGAaggatttcaattttttgatgagATTGAGAAAATGGGGTTCTTGCTTTCAATTGATTCTGATGTGTATTCTGTTCTTGTGCACCAGCTTTGTCTGCGTAACCATATGGTTGAGGCTGCCAAGGTTATGAGGATGATGCTTGATAAAGGTGTAAGCCTCCGAGCTTTATATGCTGATGACATAGTCAAACATCTGAAGAAATGTGGTGACAACGATCTTGTATCTCTCGTGAGTGAGAGATCGAGGTGA
- the LOC115727293 gene encoding pentatricopeptide repeat-containing protein At5g47360 isoform X2 has protein sequence MNKRFFVWSGLQPSYRHSSYMYAKACEIFEIRQNPRVIWDVIESYSVEECPVSVKGVKVVLNLCKEAKLADEALWVLRKMPEFSVRADTTAYNIVIRLFCHKEDMDTAEKLMREMSEVGLYPDMITFVGMLKGFCNVGRLENAYQLIKLMRGHGCVPNVVVYSTLLDGVCRNGNMDWTMELLTEMEKDGGDCSPNVVTYTSVIQSFSNRGLTTEALGILDRMIACGCAPNRVTVAALLEGLCKKGQLEEAYKLIDKIVSEGSVPNGDCYSSMVVSLMRHKFFCEAVMLFKRLLDCGLKPDGLASSLIIKELCTEGRVLEGFQFFDEIEKMGFLLSIDSDVYSVLVHQLCLRNHMVEAAKVMRMMLDKGVSLRALYADDIVKHLKKCGDNDLVSLVSERSR, from the exons ATGAACAAAAG GTTCTTCGTATGGTCTGGTCTTCAGCCGAGTTACAGGCACAGCTCTTATATGTATGCTAAAGCTTGTGAGATCTTTGAAATTAGACAAAACCCACGAGTCATTTGGGATGTTATCGAGTCTTACAGTGTTGAGGAGTGTCCAGTCAGTGTCAAGGGCGTTAAGGTAGTTTTGAATTTGTGCAAGGAAGCTAAGCTTGCTGATGAAGCCTTATGGGTGCTCAGAAAGATGCCCGAATTCAGTGTCAGGGCTGATACAACAGCTTACAATATTGTTATTAGGTTGTTCTGTCATAAGGAGGATATGGATACTGCGGAGAAATTGATGAGAGAGATGAGCGAGGTCGGCCTGTACCCTGATATGATCACCTTTGTGGGGATGCTTAAAGGGTTTTGCAATGTGGGTAGGTTGGAAAATGCTTACCAGTTGATCAAGCTAATGAGAGGACATGGCTGTGTGCCGAATGTGGTGGTTTACTCAACTCTCCTTGATGGTGTGTGTAGGAATGGGAATATGGATTGGACAATGGAATTGTTGACAGAGATGGAGAAAGACGGCGGTGATTGTAGTCCAAATGTGGTTACTTATACTTCAGTTATTCAGAGCTTTTCTAACCGAGGTTTGACAACGGAGGCACTGGGAATATTGGATAGAATGATAGCTTGTGGTTGCGCCCCTAATAGAGTCACAGTTGCTGCTCTACTTGAGGGCCTTTGCAAGAAAGGCCAATTGGAGGAGGCTTATAagttaattgataaaattgtctCAGAAGGTTCTGTTCCAAATGGGGATTGTTATAGTTCTATGGTGGTGTCTTTGATGAGACATAAATTTTTCTGTGAGGCGGTAATGCTTTTTAAAAGATTGCTGGATTGTGGGTTGAAACCTGATGGTTTGGCTTCTAGCCTTATCATAAAGGAGCTTTGTACTGAGGGGAGGGTGTTGGAaggatttcaattttttgatgagATTGAGAAAATGGGGTTCTTGCTTTCAATTGATTCTGATGTGTATTCTGTTCTTGTGCACCAGCTTTGTCTGCGTAACCATATGGTTGAGGCTGCCAAGGTTATGAGGATGATGCTTGATAAAGGTGTAAGCCTCCGAGCTTTATATGCTGATGACATAGTCAAACATCTGAAGAAATGTGGTGACAACGATCTTGTATCTCTCGTGAGTGAGAGATCGAGGTGA